The Corylus avellana chromosome ca8, CavTom2PMs-1.0 genome has a segment encoding these proteins:
- the LOC132190061 gene encoding pentatricopeptide repeat-containing protein At3g60050-like — MASVRRVLLSISTTKGLILMPQFLLIRDIMTIQRSFCEKAFNPNPLLARLLQEPSSRIKSALDSEDMSALKSSGFSWEALVNSLRSSSPQKTQLVLEWRLEKMLEENVRDHDCFSELMHLCGMVQNLPLAMRVFTSMEGQGVRPTSSVFNSLIHACLSSGNVMTAQSLFEIMEGSEGYRPNSETYDAFISKFSNLGNADAMQAWYSAKIATGFSADLQTYESLISGFVKAGKYDCADKLYEEMKMSGVMPNIPILDNMLQGLCKRRSVGQVKEFLNSMLDVGYEISALMAERLVALYVEVGTVEDMEELLVTLMIADQVSEILSRVHCGIIRKYAMVDRLDDVEYSVGRMLKQGLSFNSPDDVEKVICSYFRRAAFDRLDLFLEHIKGYYELRRSTYDLLIAGFRRAGLSEKVDTVIKQMKSAGLS; from the exons atgGCATCAGTTCGTAGGGTTTTACTATCGATCTCTACGACAAAGGGTTTAATTTTGATGCCTCAATTTCTGCTAATCCGTGATATTATGACAATCCAACGTTCATTCTGTGAGAAAGCGTTCAATCCCAATCCTCTGCTCGCGAGACTGCTTCAGGAACCAAGCTCACGAATTAAAAGTGCACTAGATTCAGAGGACATGTCTGCCCTCAAAAGCTCTGGATTTTCCTGGGAAGCCCTCGTTAATTCTCTCAGATCTTCGTCCCCGCAGAAAACCCAGCTg GTTCTGGAATGGAGATTAGAGAAAATGCTGGAGGAGAATGTGAGAGACCATGATTGCTTCTCAGAGTTGATGCATCTCTGTGGAATGGTTCAGAATCTTCCTCTAGCTATGCGTGTCTTTACTTCTATGGAGGGTCAGGGAGTTAGACCCACTTCTTCTGTTTTCAATTCCCTTATACATGCTTGCTTGTCTTCAGGTAATGTGATGACAGCCCAGAGCTTGTTTGAGATAATGGAGGGCTCCGAGGGCTATAGGCCTAATTCTGAAACTTATGATGCTTTCATATCCAAATTCTCCAATTTGGGAAATGCTGATGCCATGCAAGCTTGGTACTCGGCTAAAATTGCTACTGGATTCTCTGCTGATCTTCAAACCTATGAGTCTCTCATTTCGGGTTTTGTTAAAGCAGGAAAATATGATTGTGCTGATAAATTATATGAAGAAATGAAGATGTCTGGAGTCATGCCCAACATACCCATATTGGACAATATGCTTCAAGGGCTTTGCAAGCGGAGAAGTGTTGGCCAAGTGAAAGAGTTCTTGAACTCTATGCTTGATGTTGGTTATGAAATTTCTGCCCTGATGGCTGAGAGGCTTGTGGCGTTGTATGTTGAAGTGGGGACTGTGGAAGATATGGAGGAGCTACTCGTGACTTTAATGATCGCAGATCAAGTATCCGAGATTCTGTCGCGGGTGCACTGTGGAATTATAAGGAAGTATGCCATGGTAGATCGATTGGACGATGTAGAATATTCTGTTGGCAGAATGTTAAAACAAGGCTTGTCTTTCAATTCCCCAGATGATGTTGAGAAGGTAATTTGTTCTTACTTCAGGCGGGCAGCTTTTGATCGGCTAGACTTATTTTTGGAACATATAAAGGGTTATTATGAGCTCAGAAGATCAACTTATGATTTGTTGATAGCTGGCTTTCGAAGAGCAGGTTTGTCAGAAAAAGTAGACACGGTGATAAAGCAAATGAAATCAGCTGGATTGTCATAG